TTCTCTGGGCCCTCGCTGTCGTGAGGTTCATAAAGTTGATGCAGGCGATGAGAAGGACGAACAACCCTACCAGGGCAAAGACCATGAGGTATCCTATAGAACCTGTACTCCCGTCATACCTGTACAGGTTGAAATCTTTCAGTTTCTGAAGCGAGAGGATGACATCACGCTGACCATTGTCTGTCAGGACGCCTGAGATCTGCGCCGAGATCTCCTCAGGAGCGATACCGGGCTTCAGCATCACATATGACCGGGGCCAGTTCGAGTCCCAGCTGTCAAAGGCAGAACCATACAGGCCTTGAGTATTGCTGAACGGGATCAGGATCTCCACTCTCGCAAGATGAGTGTTGGGTGGCATATCCTTCATCACACCTGTCACCGTCACCGGAATAGTGTTTTCAAGCATCATGACCTTGCCGATCGGATCTTCATCGATGAAATATTTATTGGCGATGCTCTCCGTGATCACTATAGAAGAAGGTTCGGTCAACAGAGAAGCGCGGTCTCCCCTTACAAGCTCAAACGAGAAGATATCGAAAAACGGCTGGTCTGTCAGATAGAGTCCCCGCTCAATGAAGTTCATGTCCCCGTACTTGAGAGCCCTTCCCCTTCCATAGACCAACCTCGCGGTCTCTTCGATCCCCGCGTAATGTTCCTTGAGATGGGCAGCAAGCGGCCCGGGAAGGTTGTCTGTATATAAATACCCTTCAGAATGTCCCGCCTTCTGGAATCCCCTGTAGATCCGTTCCCTGTTCTCATGAAAATCGTCTTTCCCTAATTCAGTCTTAAGGACAAGAGCAATAAGGATCGCGCAGGCAATACTGACCGCCAGGCCCGCGATGTTGATAAACGAATAGCCTTTGTACCTGCTGATGTTTCTTAATGCGATCTTGAAATAATTCCTGAACATGACTGCCTTTCAGTGGTCATTAGACCATCGGTTTGCCCTTTACATCCGTTACAACGCTTCCATCGAAGAGGTGGATGATACGGTTGCCATATTCGGCGTATGTTGGTGAATGTGTCACCATGATTATAGTTGTTCCTTCTTCGTTCAACTGAACCATAGAGTTCATCACTTCCTCACCATGCGCCGAATCGAGGTTTCCTGTCGGCTCATCTGCCAGGATCAGTTTCGGTCGGGTGATGACGGCCCTCGCTACGGCCACTCTCTGCTGCTGGCCGCCTGAGAGTTGCTGAGGAAAATGGTTCTGCCTCGGCATGAGGTTGAAACGTTCGAGGACTTCCTCAACCCTTTCCTTCCTCTGAGACGAGGGGACGTTCTGATATAGGAGGGGAAGTTCGACATTCTCGTGGATCGTAAGCTCGTCGATCAGGTTGAAGCTCTGGAAGACGAATCCTATATTGTTCTTTCTCAGGTTCGAACGCTGCCGTTCGGAGTAACCCGATACTTCCTCCTCGAGAAGATGATATTCTCCTCCGGAGGGATTGTCCAGAAGACCCAGGATGTTGAGTAATGTCGATTTTCCACATCCCGACGGCCCCATAATCGAAACAAATTCGCCTTCCTTGATCTCGACATTCACATTGTTCAGAGCCGTAGTCTCTACTTCTTCGGTCCTGAAGATCTTTACAAGGTCCTTTGTCTTTATCATCCGCTTCTCCTTTTGCTGGTCACTCTTCTTCTTAATCTCAACGTCCTGTTGAATCTCAACATCTTTCTTTCCGGCAGCCGTCAGTCCTTGAGGATAAGTATGTCTACATCACCAAAGTTATCATACGATGACGTGATCACCCTCTCTCCCGGCTGCAGGCCTTCAAGCACTTCATAGAACATGGTGTTCTCGCGTCCGATCTGAATCTGCCTTTTGCTGGCAGTATCGCCCGATCGGTCGATAACGTAGACCCATCTTCCCCCCGTCTTCTGATAGAACCCCCCTGTGGCGAGCAGAGTCGCCTCTGAAAGATCGCCCAGTTCGAGGCGGATCCTCAACGTCTGTCCACGGCGGATCCCTCCGGGTTCATCCGCGACAAAGAGCATGTCGACTTCAAATCGCCCGTTCAACACCTCGGGATATACTTTATCGATAGAGAGCTTGTAGGATTCTCCCGAAAAAGTGAACGACCCCCTCTGACCGGTGTTGACACGGGCGATATAATGTTCATCTATGGAAACACGCACTTTGAAACCATCGAGTATGTCGATCTGTCCCAGTCTCTCACCCCGGGCTTTTGATTCGCCGATCTCTGCATTGAGGGATGTGAGGTGCCCGGTGACCGGAGCCTTGATTATCAGGTTCTCCATGTTCTGCCTGACGATATCGAGATTGCCCTCCATCCTGGAAAGTGACATCTCCAGCTGCTCTATCTGTGCCACGCGGAAAAGCGAATCCTGATGATTCATCTCCATAGTGAGTTCAAGCGAACTGTTGAGGTAATCGAGTTCGTCCTGCGATTCCTCGTACTCCCGGGTGGAAATGAGCTGTTTCTCCGCGAGTATCTCGTTACTGTCGTTTATCCGTTTCTGACCGCGGATCTGGTTTTTCAGATCGAGCAGCTGCCTGCGCATCTGAAGTGAGTTGCGGGCCATGTCGAGCTTGGTATTCCTCAGGTTGTTGCTCTGCTGAAATAACTCCGCCTCCCGGAACATGATATCGAGAAGCAGGTTCGTATTCGCAAGCTTTATGATCGGCTCACCCGCTTTAACGAAACTCCCCGCTTCCACAAAGACCGTATCCACCCTTCCACCTTCCACCGCGTCGAGAAAATGAGTCTTGATGGGAACTATCGATCCTGTCACCGCGATGAACTCCTGAAACTCTCCGAGTGACACTTCTGATATGGTGATACGCTCAGACTTGACATTGAGTTTGGAATCCCGACTGCCGAAAATAATGGAGTATAGAATAAATATTGCCAGTAGGAGGCCCCCGGCCATATATGCGATCTTTTTAGGTGTCCATTTTTTCTTTTCTATCTTCTTGTCCAATTTCGACTCCTTTAAAGTTTCAAGACCTTCTGAGTTTCTATTATCAAGCTCCGTGCCACATTGTTATATTATTATTTTAGAATGAGTTATAGAATACAGGGGCTAAATTCGTGTCCGGATACGGTACAAGCTGTGTTCGATTTCGAACATTCTCACAAACAACCAGGCCGAGTGTTCATATTCGAACACCCGGGTCCCGGGTGGAGAAAACCCGACTAACTGATTTTATTTCTTGAGACTGGCTCTGCCGGTACCTGTGATGATCCTGATAATCACATCGTCGCTACCACGCTGAAAATATTTTCGGACATACCAGGTATCGTTCCTTTCGAACTCTTCTTCGCCGTCGAATTCGAAGGGTGAAGATATCCTGCCCCTTCGCTCCTGTGCTTCGAACTCGAAATACCCGAAAGGCTCGTTTCCGTCGAGGTCGACTGTCGCGTTTCCGGTCCCGCATGACGCGTCTATATCATATTCGGTGCCGTATGTCAGTATTACGGTGACCCTGCCCGTGCCGGAATTGAACTCTCCCGGCCCATCGAACTTCGAGTCTTCGATCCTGACCCTGCCTGTGCCGGTATTGGTGTCGTACTCTCCCGAGCAACCGAAGATCTCGATCTTGCCCGTACCGGTATTGAACTCGAATTCTCCCGTGCTATTCTTCAGCTCTATGTCACCGGTGCCTGTGTTCAGATCGAAAGATCCCCCGCAATCCTCTATCAGATATGAGCCGGTTCCAGTATCAGCGGAGAAATCGATATCGAGCGAGCGGATATCCACGCCTCCGGTCGCCCCCTTGAAACGGAACTTGATACCGTCCGGAAGTTCGAGTACCCAGAGGGACCTTCCGCGACCACAATTATCACAATCAAGGTCTTCCTCGATCGTCAGCCTTCCGTTCCTTTCCCTGAAATCGACATCTATTTCGTCCGGATCGTAGTCATGGGAAAATGTCATATGCACCAGTCCGTCGCTGCTCCGCACTACTTCGCAACGACTCAGAACGACCTTCATCTTTATGGACTCGATGCCGCTGAATGTCTTTTCTATGACTTTTTCCCGGGCGAAAGCCTGCCCAGTGACAGCCATCGAGATAATCGCAACAAGCACGAACAGTATAGTTGGAAACTGTAGTACAGCTGATTTCCCGATCGGCACCCCTGAAATCATTTCATGTACAGAAATTCTCTTCATCATGCATCCTCCCTGTGTCATATTTGTTGGGACTCTACGACAATTGTACACTTTGCGATATGATTTGTTTCCGGAAATTCAGAACCAGCCGATCTGGGTCTTATATACCAGGCGGAACTATTCGAGCCGTCGACATGTCCGTCTGCGGACAGTTTTTTCTTGAGTTATGGAACCTGTCGGTATATTAATACGTAATATGAACACGATGGGAAAGAAAATCGGCAAAATATTGATAGTCGACGACAACGAGGACCTTCTCTTTGCCGCCCGCCTATTTCTCAAACAACATTTCAGCCTGGTACAGACTGAGAACGACCCGGAAAACATCCCTTCCCTTCTCGCCCGCGACAAGTTCAACGTGATCCTTCTCGATATGAATTTTACCGAAGACGTCACGAGCGGCAAGGAAGGATTCATGTGGCTCAGCCGCATCCTCGACATCGATCCTTCGGCCGTTGTCATACTGATCACCGCCTTTGCCGACTACGATATGGCGGTCAGAGCGATCAAGCAAGGCGCCGCCGATTTCATAGTCAAGCCCTGGCAGAACGAAAAACTTCTCACTACGGTATCCTCGGCGCTGGCACTCAGTCGTTCTCAAGGCGAGATCAACGAATTGCTGGAGCGGCAAAAGACGCTCAGTGAAGATCTCGACCAGCCTTTCCATGATTTTATAGGGGAATCAGATGCGATCCGGCATGTATTCACGCTGATCGACAAGGTGGCAGGAACTGACGCCAACATCCTGATCACGGGGGAAAACGGCACGGGCAAGGAACTGGTTGCCAGAGCCATCCACCGCAGTTCGGAGCGTTCCGACAAACCATTTGTCCGAGTCGATATGGGAGCTGTAAGCGGCACGCTTTTCGAAAGTGAACTCTTCGGACATGTGAAGGGCGCGTTTACCGACGCCAGGGAAAACAGGCCCGGAAGGTTCGAGATCGCATCAGGGGGTACTCTCTTTCTGGATGAGATAGGCAATCTTCCGCTCGACCTGCAGGCGAAGATCCTCACGGCGCTTCAGAGCCACCAGGTGATCAGGGTGGGATCGAACAAGGTCCATGACATAGATATCCGTCTCATCTGCGCGACCAACATGTCTCTTACAGCGATGGTACGGGAAGGCACATTCCGGCAGGACCTCCTGTACAGAATGAACACTGTTGAGATCAATATACCTCCCCTGAGAAAGCGGATCGATGATATCCAACCCCTCGCCACACATTTTCTCGGGATTTACAGCAAAAAATACAGGAAAGATATTGGACGTATCGGCACTGCCGTTATAGGCAAACTCAAGAGGTACGATTGGCCGGGAAATGTTCGCGAACTCCAGCATGCACTGGAACGGGCCGTAATAATGTCAGGGAACAAGACCCTTCAACCGGAGGATTTCCTCCTGCCCAGAGGTGAGACCGAAGAACAGGATTTTCCACTGGACGATTTCAATCTCGAAGATATAGAGAAGACTGTCATACGAAGGGCCCTTGCAAGGTTCGGAGGCAATATCAGCCTGGCAGCAAGGCAGCTCGGCCTCAGCCGCGCGGCCCTTTATCGCAGGCTGGAACGCTATGGCCTTTAAACGATTCAGGACTCGGTTTCTAGTCCGCATTGTATTTCTGATCGGAACCATCTTCATCGCGGTATATCTCATAGTAAACAAGGACCTCTACGCGATTATAATGATCGGCGCCTTTGCGGTCATCGCTCAGGCATACTCCCTTCTCAGGTTAATAGAAAGGACTAACAGGGACCTCACGAGGTTCCTCGATTCGATAGAGTACTCGGATTTTTCACAGAATTTTCGAGGCGGCATAAAAGGCAGATCGTTCGATGAGCTGAACAACTCCTTCGAAAAAGTAATGGGCCGGTTCCGTGAGATCAGTCTCGAAAAGGAAGAGAGCCACCGCTACCTCCAGACTGTTGTCCAGCATATCGGCGTCGGAATAGTAGCATACGGTCAGGATGGAAAGGTCGACCTGATCAACACCGCGGCAAAAAGACTCTTCGGAATCACTCATCTTCGAAATCTGGAAAGCCTCGATGAAGTTAGTCCCGGATTGCCGTATATCGTAAGGCAACTCAAACCGGGAAAGAGGGACCTCTTCACCGTCACTATCGACGAGGAACTCCTGCAACTGTCACTGTATGCCACAGAGTTGAGGCAGAGGACAAGGATGATCACCCTCGTATCTTTTCAGAATATCAGCCTGGAGCTGAATGAAAAAGAAATGGATGCCTGGCAGAACCTCATCCGAGTGCTGACCCATGAGATAAAGAACTCACTGGCTCCGATCGGTTCGCTTGCCTCGAGCGTGGAGGAGATGCTCCTGCCCGACGACAGAGTCGACTCCGAGATCACCGCCCCGTGTGACGCTGAAGATATCTCCGGCGCCCTGCAGACAATACAAAGACGGGCACATGGCCTCCTGCAGTTTGTCGACACATACCGCGACCTTACACACATACCGAAACCACAATACACGACCTTCCCGGTCAGTGAGCTGGTAAGTAATGTCGAACAATTTGTGATTCAGAAGGCCGGGGAGAAAGATGTTTCTCTGGCCTCTTTGATCGAACCATCGACAATGTTACTAACGGCGGATCAGCAACTGATAGAGCAGGTGTTGATCAATCTCGTCATCAACGCCATTCAGGCGAATGAAGGCCGAAATGAAGCGAGAGTATCCATCGAAGCATCGATAGACGACCGAAGCAGGGCAGTCATCAGGGTAATAGATAACGGGCCGGGCATAACCGGCGGAGATATCGAAAAAGTGTTTGTACCGTTCTACAGCACCAAAAAGGACGGTTCGGGCATAGGCCTCAGCCTTTCCAGACAGATCATGCGACTTCACAGAGGCGATCTCACTGTATTGTCCGAACCAGGAATAAAGACCATATTCAGGATGAGATTCTGACCACCATTACACATTGGAGATGCAATGACCACCGACTCGAAAAAGATCATTTATTCGATGATGGGAGTAAGCAAATACCACAACACAAAGCAGGTGATCAAGGACATCTCGCTTTCATATTTCTACGGAGCCAAGATCGGCGTGCTGGGGTTGAACGGTTCCGGCAAGTCTACACTCCTCAAGATCATGGCGGGCGTTGACACTGAGCACAACGGAGAAGCGGTCCTCTCCCCCGGCTACAGTGTGGGCTTCCTCGAACAGGAGCCTCAGCTCGACGGTGAAAAGACGGTAAAGGAGATCGTCGAGGAAGGCGTGAGCGAGACAGTCGAACTACTCGATGAGTTCAACAAGATAAGCGCAAAATTTGCCGAACCGATGGACGACGATGAGATGACTGCTCTTCTTGAGCGCCAGGGAAAGGTCCAGGAAAAGATCGACACTCTCGACGCCTGGAATCTTGATTCGAGACTGGAGATGGCGATGGACGCTCTAAGATGTCCTCCATCCGACATGTTTATAAAGAATATATCCGGTGGTGAGAAAAGACGGGTGGCCCTCTGCAGGCTTCTTCTCCAGAAACCGGATATCCTGCTGCTCGACGAACCCACAAACCATCTCGACGCCGAAACGGTAGCCTGGCTGGAGCACCACCTTCAGGCATACACAGGCACGGTCATAGCCGTCACCCATGACAGGTATTTCCTCGATAATGTAGCAGGATGGATCCTCGAACTCGATCGGGGTGAAGGCATCCCATGGAAGGGAAATTATTCCTCCTGGCTTGAGCAGAAACAGGGCAGACTGGCGCTGGAGGACAAGAAGGAATCCAGGCGGATGAAGACGCTGGAACGCGAACTCGCCTGGATAAGGATGTCTCCCAAAGCGAGACAGACGAAGTCAAAAGCCCGTATCAGCGCATATGAACACCTTTTAGGAGAGGAAACTGAAAGCCGGCGCAACGATCTCGAACTCTTTATACCAGCCGGGCCGAGACTCGGCGGCGTGGTGATAGAGACGGATAATATATCCAAGGCCTATGACAGCAGGCTGATCTTCGAAAACCTCAAGTTCACACTTCCCCCAGGCGGGATAGTCGGGATCATAGGGGCAAACGGTGCGGGAAAAACGACCCTGTTCAAGATGCTTACCGGCCATGAGACTCCGGACACCGGCGAAATAACCTTCGGCGAGACCGTCAAAATAGCCTGTGTCGATCAATCGAGGGAACTTCTCGATCCTGAAAAATCGATATGGGAACAGATCTCCGGCGGAAAAGACCTGATCATGCTCGGCGAAAAGGAAGTCAATTCACGCGCATATGTGGCCAGATTCAATTTCTCGGGCCAGGACCAGTCGAAAAAGGTCGGTATCCTTTCGGGAGGAGAAAGAAACAGGGTCAACCTCGCCATGGTCCTGAAAGAGGGAGCAAATGTGATCCTGCTCGATGAGCCCACAAACGATCTGGACGTCAACACCATGAGGGCGCTCGAAGAGGGCCTCGAGAACTTCGGCGGCTGTGCAGTCGTGATCAGCCATGACAGATGGTTCCTCGATCGCGTGGCCACCCATATCCTCGCCTTCGAGGGCGACAGTACTGCTTACTGGTTCGAAGGGAATTTCTCCGACTACGAGAAGAACAAGAAAGAACGTCTCGGAGCCGGGGCAGAGATCCCGAAGAGGATCAAGTACAGATCTCTGACGAGGGATTAGGCGAGGAATCAGCTCAGTATCAGGTGCTGGCCCGGAATCCTACAAGCGTCGTATGATTGATTACCTGATAAGCACCATCTTGCGTGTTCGCGAATATCCGGGTGCTGTCAATCGGTAAAAATAAATCCCCGAGGAGATCTGCTCTCCGCGATTATTCTCACCGTTCCAGCCCACTTCGTAGCGGCCACGGTCACGGTGTCGTGCTTCGAGAACTTTAACGAGCGCGCCGGTGACATTGTAGATACGAAGACTCACCATGCCGGACTCAGCTATATCATACCGGATGATAGTGGATGGGTTGAAGGGATTGGGGTAGTTCTGGTAGAGAGCTGCCTGGCCTGGCATCTCAGATAATCGAGC
The window above is part of the Candidatus Latescibacterota bacterium genome. Proteins encoded here:
- the ettA gene encoding energy-dependent translational throttle protein EttA, translating into MTTDSKKIIYSMMGVSKYHNTKQVIKDISLSYFYGAKIGVLGLNGSGKSTLLKIMAGVDTEHNGEAVLSPGYSVGFLEQEPQLDGEKTVKEIVEEGVSETVELLDEFNKISAKFAEPMDDDEMTALLERQGKVQEKIDTLDAWNLDSRLEMAMDALRCPPSDMFIKNISGGEKRRVALCRLLLQKPDILLLDEPTNHLDAETVAWLEHHLQAYTGTVIAVTHDRYFLDNVAGWILELDRGEGIPWKGNYSSWLEQKQGRLALEDKKESRRMKTLERELAWIRMSPKARQTKSKARISAYEHLLGEETESRRNDLELFIPAGPRLGGVVIETDNISKAYDSRLIFENLKFTLPPGGIVGIIGANGAGKTTLFKMLTGHETPDTGEITFGETVKIACVDQSRELLDPEKSIWEQISGGKDLIMLGEKEVNSRAYVARFNFSGQDQSKKVGILSGGERNRVNLAMVLKEGANVILLDEPTNDLDVNTMRALEEGLENFGGCAVVISHDRWFLDRVATHILAFEGDSTAYWFEGNFSDYEKNKKERLGAGAEIPKRIKYRSLTRD
- a CDS encoding DUF4097 domain-containing protein; this encodes MMKRISVHEMISGVPIGKSAVLQFPTILFVLVAIISMAVTGQAFAREKVIEKTFSGIESIKMKVVLSRCEVVRSSDGLVHMTFSHDYDPDEIDVDFRERNGRLTIEEDLDCDNCGRGRSLWVLELPDGIKFRFKGATGGVDIRSLDIDFSADTGTGSYLIEDCGGSFDLNTGTGDIELKNSTGEFEFNTGTGKIEIFGCSGEYDTNTGTGRVRIEDSKFDGPGEFNSGTGRVTVILTYGTEYDIDASCGTGNATVDLDGNEPFGYFEFEAQERRGRISSPFEFDGEEEFERNDTWYVRKYFQRGSDDVIIRIITGTGRASLKK
- a CDS encoding ABC transporter ATP-binding protein, producing the protein MIKTKDLVKIFRTEEVETTALNNVNVEIKEGEFVSIMGPSGCGKSTLLNILGLLDNPSGGEYHLLEEEVSGYSERQRSNLRKNNIGFVFQSFNLIDELTIHENVELPLLYQNVPSSQRKERVEEVLERFNLMPRQNHFPQQLSGGQQQRVAVARAVITRPKLILADEPTGNLDSAHGEEVMNSMVQLNEEGTTIIMVTHSPTYAEYGNRIIHLFDGSVVTDVKGKPMV
- a CDS encoding HlyD family efflux transporter periplasmic adaptor subunit, with the translated sequence MDKKIEKKKWTPKKIAYMAGGLLLAIFILYSIIFGSRDSKLNVKSERITISEVSLGEFQEFIAVTGSIVPIKTHFLDAVEGGRVDTVFVEAGSFVKAGEPIIKLANTNLLLDIMFREAELFQQSNNLRNTKLDMARNSLQMRRQLLDLKNQIRGQKRINDSNEILAEKQLISTREYEESQDELDYLNSSLELTMEMNHQDSLFRVAQIEQLEMSLSRMEGNLDIVRQNMENLIIKAPVTGHLTSLNAEIGESKARGERLGQIDILDGFKVRVSIDEHYIARVNTGQRGSFTFSGESYKLSIDKVYPEVLNGRFEVDMLFVADEPGGIRRGQTLRIRLELGDLSEATLLATGGFYQKTGGRWVYVIDRSGDTASKRQIQIGRENTMFYEVLEGLQPGERVITSSYDNFGDVDILILKD
- a CDS encoding sigma-54 dependent transcriptional regulator: MGKKIGKILIVDDNEDLLFAARLFLKQHFSLVQTENDPENIPSLLARDKFNVILLDMNFTEDVTSGKEGFMWLSRILDIDPSAVVILITAFADYDMAVRAIKQGAADFIVKPWQNEKLLTTVSSALALSRSQGEINELLERQKTLSEDLDQPFHDFIGESDAIRHVFTLIDKVAGTDANILITGENGTGKELVARAIHRSSERSDKPFVRVDMGAVSGTLFESELFGHVKGAFTDARENRPGRFEIASGGTLFLDEIGNLPLDLQAKILTALQSHQVIRVGSNKVHDIDIRLICATNMSLTAMVREGTFRQDLLYRMNTVEINIPPLRKRIDDIQPLATHFLGIYSKKYRKDIGRIGTAVIGKLKRYDWPGNVRELQHALERAVIMSGNKTLQPEDFLLPRGETEEQDFPLDDFNLEDIEKTVIRRALARFGGNISLAARQLGLSRAALYRRLERYGL